Proteins from one Pagrus major chromosome 1, Pma_NU_1.0 genomic window:
- the gab1 gene encoding GRB2-associated-binding protein 1 isoform X4, with product MSGGDVVCSGWLRKSPPEKKLRRYAWKKRWFVLRSGRLTGDPDVLEYYKNDHAKKPIRVIDLNLCEQVDAGLTFNKKDLEHSFIFDIKTIDRVFYLVADTEEEMNKWVRCICDICGFNPTDDEAAKAAHQSAIGGLVVDTPPHPALGNIVGPAAGLSNVPPPYQPVSVRHLDSQSSSEEPQDYLWLVNCESKKPEPNRAHAECSKSTSSETDLNDNLPSHRTPTSSTSSAKHTSHNGFFPQHPAPASASSIYDSPPSRGASLSTDSGLYHLPRSYSQDTVLLPKSASSPSAHLDGGDGSELYVFNTPSRKPSMETQMRNLSISYDIPPTPGANCTYQVPRTVSTSGVGGSEGGGDVVPPPRPPKPSLGSTSGPPPPPAERSPTDTYFVPRSASETDGNYCVPTSAGNKALRSNTIGTVDCSRLRKDFGSQDCYDIPRSFPSDKSCSFEFNENFHSYFKNKGMMPVGSQSTEEVDQNYVPMSANSPSHHHSGSLSEPMHEANYVPMTPSTMEFSSLGKQVPPPAHMGFRSSPKTPPRRPMLSDCQPPPVDRNLKPDRKGQSPKIIRAKGVGLERTDSQTVGEFPRGRRKGRPAPLEIKPLPEWEEPCTPVRSPVTRSFARDFSRFPMPTRPPSVHSTASSTDSEECEENYVTMDSNMSTDEPNVKLSAPMTADGGSSPMVKPKGDKQVEYLDLDLDPGKSTPPRKMKSNGTGMAASDERVDYVVVDQQRTQALKSTREAWNDGRQSTETDTPSKGPK from the exons GCATGGAAGAAGCGGTGGTTTGTTCTTCGCAGTGGCCGTCTGACAGGCGACCCAGACGTGTTGGAGTACTACAAGAATGACCATGCCAAGAAGCCCATCCGCGTGATTGATCTCAACTTGTGTGAGCAG GTGGATGCTGGGCTGACATTCAACAAGAAGGACTTGGAGCACAGCTTCATATTTGACATCAAGACCATTGACCGCGTTTTCTACCTGGTGGCTGACACTGAAGAGGAAATGAATAAGTGGGTTCGCTGCATCTGTGACATCTGTGGTTTTAACCCCACTGATGATG aggcAGCAAAAGCAGCTCACCAGTCAGCCATCGGAGGCCTTGTGGTGGATACCCCCCCACATCCAGCACTGGGTAATATAGTTGGTCCAGCAGCGGGACTGTCCAATGTGCCTCCTCCATACCAGCCGGTCAGTGTGCGGCACCTGGACTCTCAGTCCAGTTCAGAGGAGCCCCAGGATTACCTGTGGCTGGTCAACTGTGAGAGCAAAAAGCCTGAACCCAACAG AGCCCATGCTGAGTGTTCCAAGTCTACCTCTTCAGAGACGGACCTGAATGACAACCTCCCTTCACACCGCACGCCCacatcctccacctcctcagctAAACACACCTCGCACAACGGCTTCTTCCCTCAGCACCCGGCCCCTGCCTCCGCCTCATCCATCTACGACTCGCCTCCATCACGCGGTGCCTCGCTCTCAACTGACAGTGGCCTTTACCACCTCCCTCGCAGCTACTCCCAGGACACTGTGCTGCTCCCAAAGTCAGCCTCCTCCCCATCGGCCCATCTGGACGGCGGGGATGGCTCTGAGCTCTATGTCTTCAACACACCGTCGAGGAAGCCCTCAATGGAGACACAGATGCGCAACCTTTCCATCAGTTATGACATCCCACCTACACCTGGAGCAAACTGTACCTACCAGGTGCCTCGCACTGTGTCGACGTCAGGGGTAGGAGGCTCAGAGGGTGGGGGAGATGTAGTCCCCCCTCCCCGACCGCCCAAGCCTTCGCTCGGTTCCACCTCAGGACCCCCACCGCCCCCTGCTGAGCGCTCACCTACGGACACCTATTTTGTGCCCCGTTCAGCATCAGAAACCGATGGAAACTACTGTGTGCCTACTAGTGCTGGGAATAAGGCCTTACGCAGCAACACTATTGGCACTGTCGACTGTTCACGCCTCCGCAAAG attttGGATCCCAGGACTGTTATGACATTCCTAGATCATTCCCCTCAGACAAAAGCTGCTCATTTGAGTTCAACGAAAACTTCCACAGCTACTTC aaaaacaaaggaaTGATGCCAGTGGGCAGCCAGTCCACAGAAGAGGTAGACCAGAACTATGTACCCATGAGTGCCAACTCCCCGTCACACCATCACTCAGGCAGTTTGTCGGAGCCGATGCACGAAGCGAACTATGTGCCCATGACCCCTAGCACCATGGAGTTCTCCTCCCTGGGAAAACAGGTCCCCCCACCTGCCCACATGGGCTTCCGCTCCAGTCCCAAGACCCCTCCTCGCAGGCCAATGCTCAGCGACTGTCAGCCCCCACCTGTGGACCGAAATCTCAAACCTGATCGCAAAG GTCAGAGTCCTAAAATAATAAGAGCAAAAGGTGTCGGTTTAGAGCGAACCGACTCTCAAACCGTAGGTGAATTCCCGAGGGGACGACGTAAGG GAAGACCCGCTCCACTGGAGATAAAACCACTGCCAGAATGGGAGGAGCCCTGTACGCCTGTCCGCTCACCTGTCACACGGTCATTCGCTCGGGA TTTCTCTAGGTTTCCAATGCCAACGAGACCCCCGTCAGTGCATAGTACGGCCTCCAGCACTGACTCCGAGGAGTGTGAAGAGAATTATGTAACCATGGACTCTAATATGTCCACAGATGAACCA AACGTGAAGCTTAGTGCGCCCATGACGGCGGATGGTGGGAGCAGCCCTATGGTGAAGCCGAAGGGAGACAAGCAGGTGGAGTACCTGGATTTGGATCTTGACCCTGGCAAGTCTACCCCACCTAGGAAG ATGAAAAGCAACGGAACTGGCATGGCAGCATCAGATGAGCGTGTTGACTACGTGGTTGTGGACCAACAACGGACACAGGCCCTTAAGAGCACCCGGGAGGCCTGGAACGATGGCCGCCAatccacagagacagacaccCCATCCAAAGGACCCAAGTGA
- the gab1 gene encoding GRB2-associated-binding protein 1 isoform X5: protein MRKVLQQRLRQYTTCRWKTLAWKKRWFVLRSGRLTGDPDVLEYYKNDHAKKPIRVIDLNLCEQVDAGLTFNKKDLEHSFIFDIKTIDRVFYLVADTEEEMNKWVRCICDICGFNPTDDEAAKAAHQSAIGGLVVDTPPHPALGNIVGPAAGLSNVPPPYQPVSVRHLDSQSSSEEPQDYLWLVNCESKKPEPNRAHAECSKSTSSETDLNDNLPSHRTPTSSTSSAKHTSHNGFFPQHPAPASASSIYDSPPSRGASLSTDSGLYHLPRSYSQDTVLLPKSASSPSAHLDGGDGSELYVFNTPSRKPSMETQMRNLSISYDIPPTPGANCTYQVPRTVSTSGVGGSEGGGDVVPPPRPPKPSLGSTSGPPPPPAERSPTDTYFVPRSASETDGNYCVPTSAGNKALRSNTIGTVDCSRLRKDFGSQDCYDIPRSFPSDKSCSFEFNENFHSYFKNKGMMPVGSQSTEEVDQNYVPMSANSPSHHHSGSLSEPMHEANYVPMTPSTMEFSSLGKQVPPPAHMGFRSSPKTPPRRPMLSDCQPPPVDRNLKPDRKGQSPKIIRAKGVGLERTDSQTVGEFPRGRRKGRPAPLEIKPLPEWEEPCTPVRSPVTRSFARDFSRFPMPTRPPSVHSTASSTDSEECEENYVTMDSNMSTDEPNVKLSAPMTADGGSSPMVKPKGDKQVEYLDLDLDPGKSTPPRKMKSNGTGMAASDERVDYVVVDQQRTQALKSTREAWNDGRQSTETDTPSKGPK, encoded by the exons ATGAGAAAAGTTCTCCAACAAAGGCTCCGACAATATACAACCTGCCGTTGGAAAACCCTG GCATGGAAGAAGCGGTGGTTTGTTCTTCGCAGTGGCCGTCTGACAGGCGACCCAGACGTGTTGGAGTACTACAAGAATGACCATGCCAAGAAGCCCATCCGCGTGATTGATCTCAACTTGTGTGAGCAG GTGGATGCTGGGCTGACATTCAACAAGAAGGACTTGGAGCACAGCTTCATATTTGACATCAAGACCATTGACCGCGTTTTCTACCTGGTGGCTGACACTGAAGAGGAAATGAATAAGTGGGTTCGCTGCATCTGTGACATCTGTGGTTTTAACCCCACTGATGATG aggcAGCAAAAGCAGCTCACCAGTCAGCCATCGGAGGCCTTGTGGTGGATACCCCCCCACATCCAGCACTGGGTAATATAGTTGGTCCAGCAGCGGGACTGTCCAATGTGCCTCCTCCATACCAGCCGGTCAGTGTGCGGCACCTGGACTCTCAGTCCAGTTCAGAGGAGCCCCAGGATTACCTGTGGCTGGTCAACTGTGAGAGCAAAAAGCCTGAACCCAACAG AGCCCATGCTGAGTGTTCCAAGTCTACCTCTTCAGAGACGGACCTGAATGACAACCTCCCTTCACACCGCACGCCCacatcctccacctcctcagctAAACACACCTCGCACAACGGCTTCTTCCCTCAGCACCCGGCCCCTGCCTCCGCCTCATCCATCTACGACTCGCCTCCATCACGCGGTGCCTCGCTCTCAACTGACAGTGGCCTTTACCACCTCCCTCGCAGCTACTCCCAGGACACTGTGCTGCTCCCAAAGTCAGCCTCCTCCCCATCGGCCCATCTGGACGGCGGGGATGGCTCTGAGCTCTATGTCTTCAACACACCGTCGAGGAAGCCCTCAATGGAGACACAGATGCGCAACCTTTCCATCAGTTATGACATCCCACCTACACCTGGAGCAAACTGTACCTACCAGGTGCCTCGCACTGTGTCGACGTCAGGGGTAGGAGGCTCAGAGGGTGGGGGAGATGTAGTCCCCCCTCCCCGACCGCCCAAGCCTTCGCTCGGTTCCACCTCAGGACCCCCACCGCCCCCTGCTGAGCGCTCACCTACGGACACCTATTTTGTGCCCCGTTCAGCATCAGAAACCGATGGAAACTACTGTGTGCCTACTAGTGCTGGGAATAAGGCCTTACGCAGCAACACTATTGGCACTGTCGACTGTTCACGCCTCCGCAAAG attttGGATCCCAGGACTGTTATGACATTCCTAGATCATTCCCCTCAGACAAAAGCTGCTCATTTGAGTTCAACGAAAACTTCCACAGCTACTTC aaaaacaaaggaaTGATGCCAGTGGGCAGCCAGTCCACAGAAGAGGTAGACCAGAACTATGTACCCATGAGTGCCAACTCCCCGTCACACCATCACTCAGGCAGTTTGTCGGAGCCGATGCACGAAGCGAACTATGTGCCCATGACCCCTAGCACCATGGAGTTCTCCTCCCTGGGAAAACAGGTCCCCCCACCTGCCCACATGGGCTTCCGCTCCAGTCCCAAGACCCCTCCTCGCAGGCCAATGCTCAGCGACTGTCAGCCCCCACCTGTGGACCGAAATCTCAAACCTGATCGCAAAG GTCAGAGTCCTAAAATAATAAGAGCAAAAGGTGTCGGTTTAGAGCGAACCGACTCTCAAACCGTAGGTGAATTCCCGAGGGGACGACGTAAGG GAAGACCCGCTCCACTGGAGATAAAACCACTGCCAGAATGGGAGGAGCCCTGTACGCCTGTCCGCTCACCTGTCACACGGTCATTCGCTCGGGA TTTCTCTAGGTTTCCAATGCCAACGAGACCCCCGTCAGTGCATAGTACGGCCTCCAGCACTGACTCCGAGGAGTGTGAAGAGAATTATGTAACCATGGACTCTAATATGTCCACAGATGAACCA AACGTGAAGCTTAGTGCGCCCATGACGGCGGATGGTGGGAGCAGCCCTATGGTGAAGCCGAAGGGAGACAAGCAGGTGGAGTACCTGGATTTGGATCTTGACCCTGGCAAGTCTACCCCACCTAGGAAG ATGAAAAGCAACGGAACTGGCATGGCAGCATCAGATGAGCGTGTTGACTACGTGGTTGTGGACCAACAACGGACACAGGCCCTTAAGAGCACCCGGGAGGCCTGGAACGATGGCCGCCAatccacagagacagacaccCCATCCAAAGGACCCAAGTGA
- the gab1 gene encoding GRB2-associated-binding protein 1 isoform X2, whose protein sequence is MIKSEDANNNKTTRHLLTHFQNQKYYKTQSENSSCGYTAYKAWKKRWFVLRSGRLTGDPDVLEYYKNDHAKKPIRVIDLNLCEQVDAGLTFNKKDLEHSFIFDIKTIDRVFYLVADTEEEMNKWVRCICDICGFNPTDDEAAKAAHQSAIGGLVVDTPPHPALGNIVGPAAGLSNVPPPYQPVSVRHLDSQSSSEEPQDYLWLVNCESKKPEPNRAHAECSKSTSSETDLNDNLPSHRTPTSSTSSAKHTSHNGFFPQHPAPASASSIYDSPPSRGASLSTDSGLYHLPRSYSQDTVLLPKSASSPSAHLDGGDGSELYVFNTPSRKPSMETQMRNLSISYDIPPTPGANCTYQVPRTVSTSGVGGSEGGGDVVPPPRPPKPSLGSTSGPPPPPAERSPTDTYFVPRSASETDGNYCVPTSAGNKALRSNTIGTVDCSRLRKDFGSQDCYDIPRSFPSDKSCSFEFNENFHSYFKNKGMMPVGSQSTEEVDQNYVPMSANSPSHHHSGSLSEPMHEANYVPMTPSTMEFSSLGKQVPPPAHMGFRSSPKTPPRRPMLSDCQPPPVDRNLKPDRKGRPAPLEIKPLPEWEEPCTPVRSPVTRSFARDFSRFPMPTRPPSVHSTASSTDSEECEENYVTMDSNMSTDEPNVKLSAPMTADGGSSPMVKPKGDKQVEYLDLDLDPGKSTPPRKMKSNGTGMAASDERVDYVVVDQQRTQALKSTREAWNDGRQSTETDTPSKGPK, encoded by the exons atgATAAAGTCAGAGGacgcaaacaacaacaaaacaacacgaCACTTGCTTACCCactttcagaatcagaaatactacAAGACACAGAGTGAAAACAGCTCATGTGGATATACAGCTTATAAG GCATGGAAGAAGCGGTGGTTTGTTCTTCGCAGTGGCCGTCTGACAGGCGACCCAGACGTGTTGGAGTACTACAAGAATGACCATGCCAAGAAGCCCATCCGCGTGATTGATCTCAACTTGTGTGAGCAG GTGGATGCTGGGCTGACATTCAACAAGAAGGACTTGGAGCACAGCTTCATATTTGACATCAAGACCATTGACCGCGTTTTCTACCTGGTGGCTGACACTGAAGAGGAAATGAATAAGTGGGTTCGCTGCATCTGTGACATCTGTGGTTTTAACCCCACTGATGATG aggcAGCAAAAGCAGCTCACCAGTCAGCCATCGGAGGCCTTGTGGTGGATACCCCCCCACATCCAGCACTGGGTAATATAGTTGGTCCAGCAGCGGGACTGTCCAATGTGCCTCCTCCATACCAGCCGGTCAGTGTGCGGCACCTGGACTCTCAGTCCAGTTCAGAGGAGCCCCAGGATTACCTGTGGCTGGTCAACTGTGAGAGCAAAAAGCCTGAACCCAACAG AGCCCATGCTGAGTGTTCCAAGTCTACCTCTTCAGAGACGGACCTGAATGACAACCTCCCTTCACACCGCACGCCCacatcctccacctcctcagctAAACACACCTCGCACAACGGCTTCTTCCCTCAGCACCCGGCCCCTGCCTCCGCCTCATCCATCTACGACTCGCCTCCATCACGCGGTGCCTCGCTCTCAACTGACAGTGGCCTTTACCACCTCCCTCGCAGCTACTCCCAGGACACTGTGCTGCTCCCAAAGTCAGCCTCCTCCCCATCGGCCCATCTGGACGGCGGGGATGGCTCTGAGCTCTATGTCTTCAACACACCGTCGAGGAAGCCCTCAATGGAGACACAGATGCGCAACCTTTCCATCAGTTATGACATCCCACCTACACCTGGAGCAAACTGTACCTACCAGGTGCCTCGCACTGTGTCGACGTCAGGGGTAGGAGGCTCAGAGGGTGGGGGAGATGTAGTCCCCCCTCCCCGACCGCCCAAGCCTTCGCTCGGTTCCACCTCAGGACCCCCACCGCCCCCTGCTGAGCGCTCACCTACGGACACCTATTTTGTGCCCCGTTCAGCATCAGAAACCGATGGAAACTACTGTGTGCCTACTAGTGCTGGGAATAAGGCCTTACGCAGCAACACTATTGGCACTGTCGACTGTTCACGCCTCCGCAAAG attttGGATCCCAGGACTGTTATGACATTCCTAGATCATTCCCCTCAGACAAAAGCTGCTCATTTGAGTTCAACGAAAACTTCCACAGCTACTTC aaaaacaaaggaaTGATGCCAGTGGGCAGCCAGTCCACAGAAGAGGTAGACCAGAACTATGTACCCATGAGTGCCAACTCCCCGTCACACCATCACTCAGGCAGTTTGTCGGAGCCGATGCACGAAGCGAACTATGTGCCCATGACCCCTAGCACCATGGAGTTCTCCTCCCTGGGAAAACAGGTCCCCCCACCTGCCCACATGGGCTTCCGCTCCAGTCCCAAGACCCCTCCTCGCAGGCCAATGCTCAGCGACTGTCAGCCCCCACCTGTGGACCGAAATCTCAAACCTGATCGCAAAG GAAGACCCGCTCCACTGGAGATAAAACCACTGCCAGAATGGGAGGAGCCCTGTACGCCTGTCCGCTCACCTGTCACACGGTCATTCGCTCGGGA TTTCTCTAGGTTTCCAATGCCAACGAGACCCCCGTCAGTGCATAGTACGGCCTCCAGCACTGACTCCGAGGAGTGTGAAGAGAATTATGTAACCATGGACTCTAATATGTCCACAGATGAACCA AACGTGAAGCTTAGTGCGCCCATGACGGCGGATGGTGGGAGCAGCCCTATGGTGAAGCCGAAGGGAGACAAGCAGGTGGAGTACCTGGATTTGGATCTTGACCCTGGCAAGTCTACCCCACCTAGGAAG ATGAAAAGCAACGGAACTGGCATGGCAGCATCAGATGAGCGTGTTGACTACGTGGTTGTGGACCAACAACGGACACAGGCCCTTAAGAGCACCCGGGAGGCCTGGAACGATGGCCGCCAatccacagagacagacaccCCATCCAAAGGACCCAAGTGA
- the gab1 gene encoding GRB2-associated-binding protein 1 isoform X1, translating into MIKSEDANNNKTTRHLLTHFQNQKYYKTQSENSSCGYTAYKAWKKRWFVLRSGRLTGDPDVLEYYKNDHAKKPIRVIDLNLCEQVDAGLTFNKKDLEHSFIFDIKTIDRVFYLVADTEEEMNKWVRCICDICGFNPTDDEAAKAAHQSAIGGLVVDTPPHPALGNIVGPAAGLSNVPPPYQPVSVRHLDSQSSSEEPQDYLWLVNCESKKPEPNRAHAECSKSTSSETDLNDNLPSHRTPTSSTSSAKHTSHNGFFPQHPAPASASSIYDSPPSRGASLSTDSGLYHLPRSYSQDTVLLPKSASSPSAHLDGGDGSELYVFNTPSRKPSMETQMRNLSISYDIPPTPGANCTYQVPRTVSTSGVGGSEGGGDVVPPPRPPKPSLGSTSGPPPPPAERSPTDTYFVPRSASETDGNYCVPTSAGNKALRSNTIGTVDCSRLRKDFGSQDCYDIPRSFPSDKSCSFEFNENFHSYFKNKGMMPVGSQSTEEVDQNYVPMSANSPSHHHSGSLSEPMHEANYVPMTPSTMEFSSLGKQVPPPAHMGFRSSPKTPPRRPMLSDCQPPPVDRNLKPDRKGQSPKIIRAKGVGLERTDSQTVGEFPRGRRKGRPAPLEIKPLPEWEEPCTPVRSPVTRSFARDFSRFPMPTRPPSVHSTASSTDSEECEENYVTMDSNMSTDEPNVKLSAPMTADGGSSPMVKPKGDKQVEYLDLDLDPGKSTPPRKMKSNGTGMAASDERVDYVVVDQQRTQALKSTREAWNDGRQSTETDTPSKGPK; encoded by the exons atgATAAAGTCAGAGGacgcaaacaacaacaaaacaacacgaCACTTGCTTACCCactttcagaatcagaaatactacAAGACACAGAGTGAAAACAGCTCATGTGGATATACAGCTTATAAG GCATGGAAGAAGCGGTGGTTTGTTCTTCGCAGTGGCCGTCTGACAGGCGACCCAGACGTGTTGGAGTACTACAAGAATGACCATGCCAAGAAGCCCATCCGCGTGATTGATCTCAACTTGTGTGAGCAG GTGGATGCTGGGCTGACATTCAACAAGAAGGACTTGGAGCACAGCTTCATATTTGACATCAAGACCATTGACCGCGTTTTCTACCTGGTGGCTGACACTGAAGAGGAAATGAATAAGTGGGTTCGCTGCATCTGTGACATCTGTGGTTTTAACCCCACTGATGATG aggcAGCAAAAGCAGCTCACCAGTCAGCCATCGGAGGCCTTGTGGTGGATACCCCCCCACATCCAGCACTGGGTAATATAGTTGGTCCAGCAGCGGGACTGTCCAATGTGCCTCCTCCATACCAGCCGGTCAGTGTGCGGCACCTGGACTCTCAGTCCAGTTCAGAGGAGCCCCAGGATTACCTGTGGCTGGTCAACTGTGAGAGCAAAAAGCCTGAACCCAACAG AGCCCATGCTGAGTGTTCCAAGTCTACCTCTTCAGAGACGGACCTGAATGACAACCTCCCTTCACACCGCACGCCCacatcctccacctcctcagctAAACACACCTCGCACAACGGCTTCTTCCCTCAGCACCCGGCCCCTGCCTCCGCCTCATCCATCTACGACTCGCCTCCATCACGCGGTGCCTCGCTCTCAACTGACAGTGGCCTTTACCACCTCCCTCGCAGCTACTCCCAGGACACTGTGCTGCTCCCAAAGTCAGCCTCCTCCCCATCGGCCCATCTGGACGGCGGGGATGGCTCTGAGCTCTATGTCTTCAACACACCGTCGAGGAAGCCCTCAATGGAGACACAGATGCGCAACCTTTCCATCAGTTATGACATCCCACCTACACCTGGAGCAAACTGTACCTACCAGGTGCCTCGCACTGTGTCGACGTCAGGGGTAGGAGGCTCAGAGGGTGGGGGAGATGTAGTCCCCCCTCCCCGACCGCCCAAGCCTTCGCTCGGTTCCACCTCAGGACCCCCACCGCCCCCTGCTGAGCGCTCACCTACGGACACCTATTTTGTGCCCCGTTCAGCATCAGAAACCGATGGAAACTACTGTGTGCCTACTAGTGCTGGGAATAAGGCCTTACGCAGCAACACTATTGGCACTGTCGACTGTTCACGCCTCCGCAAAG attttGGATCCCAGGACTGTTATGACATTCCTAGATCATTCCCCTCAGACAAAAGCTGCTCATTTGAGTTCAACGAAAACTTCCACAGCTACTTC aaaaacaaaggaaTGATGCCAGTGGGCAGCCAGTCCACAGAAGAGGTAGACCAGAACTATGTACCCATGAGTGCCAACTCCCCGTCACACCATCACTCAGGCAGTTTGTCGGAGCCGATGCACGAAGCGAACTATGTGCCCATGACCCCTAGCACCATGGAGTTCTCCTCCCTGGGAAAACAGGTCCCCCCACCTGCCCACATGGGCTTCCGCTCCAGTCCCAAGACCCCTCCTCGCAGGCCAATGCTCAGCGACTGTCAGCCCCCACCTGTGGACCGAAATCTCAAACCTGATCGCAAAG GTCAGAGTCCTAAAATAATAAGAGCAAAAGGTGTCGGTTTAGAGCGAACCGACTCTCAAACCGTAGGTGAATTCCCGAGGGGACGACGTAAGG GAAGACCCGCTCCACTGGAGATAAAACCACTGCCAGAATGGGAGGAGCCCTGTACGCCTGTCCGCTCACCTGTCACACGGTCATTCGCTCGGGA TTTCTCTAGGTTTCCAATGCCAACGAGACCCCCGTCAGTGCATAGTACGGCCTCCAGCACTGACTCCGAGGAGTGTGAAGAGAATTATGTAACCATGGACTCTAATATGTCCACAGATGAACCA AACGTGAAGCTTAGTGCGCCCATGACGGCGGATGGTGGGAGCAGCCCTATGGTGAAGCCGAAGGGAGACAAGCAGGTGGAGTACCTGGATTTGGATCTTGACCCTGGCAAGTCTACCCCACCTAGGAAG ATGAAAAGCAACGGAACTGGCATGGCAGCATCAGATGAGCGTGTTGACTACGTGGTTGTGGACCAACAACGGACACAGGCCCTTAAGAGCACCCGGGAGGCCTGGAACGATGGCCGCCAatccacagagacagacaccCCATCCAAAGGACCCAAGTGA